The following coding sequences are from one Salmo trutta chromosome 36, fSalTru1.1, whole genome shotgun sequence window:
- the LOC115175560 gene encoding otolith matrix protein OMM-64 isoform X2, with translation MLSRLLIVPLIFALAGLAISAPVNDGTEADNDERAALLLVHLKGDKDGEGLTGSPDGVSAGTTDGTDSSKELAGGAVDSSPDTTDTPDASSSDTFPDTNNRDTSVETTGNPDDSDAPAEAAGSQDTTDATDASEAVAETVDTYDIPDGADDREKVSTEVSSEDLDSAGVDKSPESDSTESPGSDSTESPGSDSTESPGSDSTESPGSDSTDEVLTDVQADSADVTSDDMDEATETGKDDDKSDDKSDTDAATDKDDSDEDKDTELDGKARAEDTQTEEAADRDSKQGAADSDSDTDDDRPEKDVKNDSDDSKDTTEEDDKPDKDDKKNRDSADNSNDDSDEVIQVPREEPEQQEMNLEEGGVIGSQEETVAADMEEGSDMGDQKPGPEDSIEEGSPVGRQDFEPPQDSEEEELEAKEEEELEKEAKKEEELEEAEAKKEEEELEEAEEERKLKMGDSQEDSKEDNKDESEAERDSNSKKDIGTIDTPEPQEDDSEEDTDDSMMKEPKDSDDAESEKDDKDKNDMDKEDMDKDDMDKDASDSEDDQSESDAEPGADSHTDVDEIDREETMTPDSEEIMKSGEMDSVVEATEAVPAAILDQPDQQDDMTQGASQAADAAATAPAAQS, from the exons ATGTTGTCACG ACTGTTGATTGTTCCTTTGATCTTTGCTTTGGCTGGTCTTGCTATCTCAGCCCCCGTTAATG ATGGAACCGAGGCAGACAATGATG AGAGAGCTGCCCTCTTGCTAGTGCACCTTAAAG GTGACAAAGATGGCGAAGGCCTCACAGGCAGCCCGGATGGAGTCTCCGCAG GGACCACAGATGGGACTGATTCCAGTAAAGAGCTAGCAGGAG GTGCAGTGGATTCCTCACCTGATACAACAGACAccccag ATGCCAGTAGCAGTGATACATTCCCAGACACAAACA ACAGAGATACCAGCGTGGAAACTACAGGCAATCCTGATGACTCTGATGCCCCAG CTGAAGCAGCAGGCAGCCAAGATACAACGGACGCAACCG ATGCCTCTGAGGCAGTGGCAGAGACCGTAGACACTTATGATATACCAG ATGGTgctgatgacagggagaaggtgTCAACAGAGGTGTCATCAGAGGATTTGG ACTCAGCAGGTGTGGATAAGTCTCCAGAAAGTGACTCCACAGAGTCTCCAGGAAGTGACTCCACAGAGTCTCCAGGAAGTGACTCCACAGAGTCTCCAGGGAGTGACTCCACAGAGTCTCCAGGAAGTGACTCCACAG ATGAAGTGCTAACAGACGTGCAAGCTGACTCTGCTG ATGTGACCAGTGATGACATGGATGAGGCCACAGAGACGGGCAAAGATGATGACAAGAGTGACGACAAGAGTGATACAG ATGCTGCCACAGACAAAGATGACAGTGATGAGGACAAGGACACTGAACTAGATGGTAAGGCCCGTGcagaagacacacagacagaggaagcggcagacagagacagcaaaCAAGGCGCTGCAGACTCAGACTCTGACACAGACGATGACAGGCCGGAGAAAGATGTCAAGAACGACTCAGATGACAGCAAGGACACCACCGAAGAAGACGACAAACCAGACAAAGATGATAAGAAAAACAGAGACAGCGCAGACAACAGCAATGATGACAGCGATGAGGTGATCCAGGTCCCCAGGGAGGAACCAGAGCAGCAGGAAATGAacctggaggagggaggagtgatTGGCAGCCAGGAGGAGACTGTAGCCGCAGACATGGAGGAGGGGAGTGATATGGGGGACCAGAAGCCCGGCCCTGAAGACAGCATCGAGGAGGGAAGCCCTGTAGGGAGGCAAGATTTTGAGCCTCCACAGGAttcggaggaggaggagctggaggcaaaggaggaggaggagctggagaaggaggcaaagaaggaggaggagttggaggaggCGGAGgcaaagaaagaggaggaggagctggaggaggcggaggaggagaggaaactaAAAATGGGGGACAGTCAGGAGGACAGTAAGGAGGACAATAAGGATGAAAGTGAGGCTGAACGAGACTCCAACAGTAAAAAGGACATTGGGACCATCGATACCCCTGAACCACAAGAGGATGACAGTGAAGAGGACACTGATGATAGCATGATGAAAGAGCCCAAAG ATTCTGACGATGCTGAGTCTGAGAAAGATGATAAGGACAAGAATGATATGGACAAAGAAGATATGGACAAGGATGATATGGACAAGGATGCCTCTG ACTCAGAGGATGACCAATCTGAATCGGATGCAGAGCCAGGCGCAGATTCACACACAG ATGTCGATGAGATAGATAGGGAAGAAACAATGACTCCAGATTCAGAAG AGATAATGAAGTCTGGTGAGATGGACTCGGTTGTCGAGGCAACTGAAG CCGTTCCAGCTGCCATTCTGGACCAACCAGACCAACAGGATGACATGACACAGGGCGCCTCGCAGG CCGCTGATGCTGCTGCCACCGCCCCGGCAGCCCAGTCTTAG
- the LOC115175560 gene encoding otolith matrix protein OMM-64 isoform X1 — MLSRLLIVPLIFALAGLAISAPVNDGTEADNDERAALLLVHLKGDKDGEGLTGSPDGVSAGTTDGTDSSKELAGGAVDSSPDTTDTPDASSSDTFPDTNNRDTSVETTGNPDDSDAPDAAEAAGSQDTTDATDASEAVAETVDTYDIPDGADDREKVSTEVSSEDLDSAGVDKSPESDSTESPGSDSTESPGSDSTESPGSDSTESPGSDSTDEVLTDVQADSADVTSDDMDEATETGKDDDKSDDKSDTDAATDKDDSDEDKDTELDGKARAEDTQTEEAADRDSKQGAADSDSDTDDDRPEKDVKNDSDDSKDTTEEDDKPDKDDKKNRDSADNSNDDSDEVIQVPREEPEQQEMNLEEGGVIGSQEETVAADMEEGSDMGDQKPGPEDSIEEGSPVGRQDFEPPQDSEEEELEAKEEEELEKEAKKEEELEEAEAKKEEEELEEAEEERKLKMGDSQEDSKEDNKDESEAERDSNSKKDIGTIDTPEPQEDDSEEDTDDSMMKEPKDSDDAESEKDDKDKNDMDKEDMDKDDMDKDASDSEDDQSESDAEPGADSHTDVDEIDREETMTPDSEEIMKSGEMDSVVEATEAVPAAILDQPDQQDDMTQGASQAADAAATAPAAQS, encoded by the exons ATGTTGTCACG ACTGTTGATTGTTCCTTTGATCTTTGCTTTGGCTGGTCTTGCTATCTCAGCCCCCGTTAATG ATGGAACCGAGGCAGACAATGATG AGAGAGCTGCCCTCTTGCTAGTGCACCTTAAAG GTGACAAAGATGGCGAAGGCCTCACAGGCAGCCCGGATGGAGTCTCCGCAG GGACCACAGATGGGACTGATTCCAGTAAAGAGCTAGCAGGAG GTGCAGTGGATTCCTCACCTGATACAACAGACAccccag ATGCCAGTAGCAGTGATACATTCCCAGACACAAACA ACAGAGATACCAGCGTGGAAACTACAGGCAATCCTGATGACTCTGATGCCCCAG ATGCAGCTGAAGCAGCAGGCAGCCAAGATACAACGGACGCAACCG ATGCCTCTGAGGCAGTGGCAGAGACCGTAGACACTTATGATATACCAG ATGGTgctgatgacagggagaaggtgTCAACAGAGGTGTCATCAGAGGATTTGG ACTCAGCAGGTGTGGATAAGTCTCCAGAAAGTGACTCCACAGAGTCTCCAGGAAGTGACTCCACAGAGTCTCCAGGAAGTGACTCCACAGAGTCTCCAGGGAGTGACTCCACAGAGTCTCCAGGAAGTGACTCCACAG ATGAAGTGCTAACAGACGTGCAAGCTGACTCTGCTG ATGTGACCAGTGATGACATGGATGAGGCCACAGAGACGGGCAAAGATGATGACAAGAGTGACGACAAGAGTGATACAG ATGCTGCCACAGACAAAGATGACAGTGATGAGGACAAGGACACTGAACTAGATGGTAAGGCCCGTGcagaagacacacagacagaggaagcggcagacagagacagcaaaCAAGGCGCTGCAGACTCAGACTCTGACACAGACGATGACAGGCCGGAGAAAGATGTCAAGAACGACTCAGATGACAGCAAGGACACCACCGAAGAAGACGACAAACCAGACAAAGATGATAAGAAAAACAGAGACAGCGCAGACAACAGCAATGATGACAGCGATGAGGTGATCCAGGTCCCCAGGGAGGAACCAGAGCAGCAGGAAATGAacctggaggagggaggagtgatTGGCAGCCAGGAGGAGACTGTAGCCGCAGACATGGAGGAGGGGAGTGATATGGGGGACCAGAAGCCCGGCCCTGAAGACAGCATCGAGGAGGGAAGCCCTGTAGGGAGGCAAGATTTTGAGCCTCCACAGGAttcggaggaggaggagctggaggcaaaggaggaggaggagctggagaaggaggcaaagaaggaggaggagttggaggaggCGGAGgcaaagaaagaggaggaggagctggaggaggcggaggaggagaggaaactaAAAATGGGGGACAGTCAGGAGGACAGTAAGGAGGACAATAAGGATGAAAGTGAGGCTGAACGAGACTCCAACAGTAAAAAGGACATTGGGACCATCGATACCCCTGAACCACAAGAGGATGACAGTGAAGAGGACACTGATGATAGCATGATGAAAGAGCCCAAAG ATTCTGACGATGCTGAGTCTGAGAAAGATGATAAGGACAAGAATGATATGGACAAAGAAGATATGGACAAGGATGATATGGACAAGGATGCCTCTG ACTCAGAGGATGACCAATCTGAATCGGATGCAGAGCCAGGCGCAGATTCACACACAG ATGTCGATGAGATAGATAGGGAAGAAACAATGACTCCAGATTCAGAAG AGATAATGAAGTCTGGTGAGATGGACTCGGTTGTCGAGGCAACTGAAG CCGTTCCAGCTGCCATTCTGGACCAACCAGACCAACAGGATGACATGACACAGGGCGCCTCGCAGG CCGCTGATGCTGCTGCCACCGCCCCGGCAGCCCAGTCTTAG